Proteins from a single region of Paraglaciecola sp. T6c:
- the hslR gene encoding ribosome-associated heat shock protein Hsp15 — translation MPNNMQNSKNSFTEQSVRLDKWLWAARFFKTRALAREAVMSGKVSYNGQRCKPSKAVELKVTIKVPQGYDVKEIIVVELAEHRRSAPLAQRMFEETPESLAQREKNAEMRKLSAFHSPKPDQRPDKKQRRQIIQLKHQ, via the coding sequence ATGCCAAACAACATGCAAAACAGCAAAAATTCTTTTACAGAACAAAGTGTTCGCTTAGATAAATGGCTTTGGGCTGCGCGCTTTTTTAAAACACGTGCTCTCGCCAGAGAAGCGGTGATGTCAGGCAAGGTCAGTTACAATGGCCAACGGTGTAAACCTAGCAAGGCGGTAGAGCTCAAAGTTACAATAAAAGTTCCCCAAGGATACGATGTAAAAGAGATCATCGTGGTAGAATTAGCCGAACATCGTCGTTCTGCTCCGTTAGCCCAGCGGATGTTCGAGGAAACCCCGGAAAGCCTCGCACAACGTGAAAAAAATGCTGAGATGCGAAAGTTAAGTGCTTTTCATAGCCCCAAGCCTGATCAGCGCCCTGACAAGAAACAACGCCGACAAATTATCCAACTTAAACACCAGTAA